Proteins encoded together in one Chitinophaga sp. LS1 window:
- a CDS encoding IS110 family transposase, which produces MGKNNQLRFDNEIIYCGIDVHKTNWKINAWMNNIEISKFSQNPDVFLLKKYFEKNYPGAHLKVVYEAGFCGFGIQRSFTDLGINCQVVNASDIPATDKDRKRKNDKRDARKLSIELANNNLKGIYVPNELMEHARALVRKRHHLVRDQSRAMNRIKHLLLCHGLADSIIGERITEKYIKQLQMLECGSIVLKQTLHFTIEQYRQLRIIVKDITLSIRKLSQQEPFLKLQQQLQTIDGIGLISGMVIQTEIMDMYRFKTFDSLCDYTGLVPDIYSSNDRMIVRGISNRGNKFLKDTIIECSWALLRKDPAMLMKYNEYKKRMNGNKAIIRIAKHLLARVRHIWKNNEAYCNGIIEPSNNAFLRH; this is translated from the coding sequence ATGGGTAAAAATAATCAACTTCGGTTTGATAATGAAATTATCTATTGTGGGATAGATGTACATAAGACAAATTGGAAGATCAATGCCTGGATGAATAATATAGAAATTTCAAAATTTAGTCAAAATCCTGATGTATTCTTACTGAAGAAATATTTTGAGAAGAACTATCCAGGTGCTCATTTGAAAGTTGTTTATGAAGCTGGCTTTTGTGGATTTGGAATACAAAGGTCCTTTACAGATCTCGGGATAAATTGCCAGGTTGTTAATGCCTCTGATATTCCGGCTACTGATAAGGATAGAAAAAGAAAGAATGATAAACGGGATGCACGTAAACTGAGCATTGAATTAGCCAACAATAATCTGAAAGGCATATATGTACCAAATGAACTGATGGAGCATGCTCGTGCTTTAGTTAGAAAACGACATCATTTAGTTAGAGATCAAAGCAGGGCAATGAACCGAATTAAACATTTGTTGCTTTGCCATGGGCTTGCAGATAGCATTATAGGGGAAAGAATAACAGAAAAATACATCAAGCAGCTTCAAATGCTGGAATGTGGATCTATTGTGCTAAAACAAACATTACATTTTACAATTGAGCAATATAGGCAGTTAAGGATAATAGTCAAGGATATAACACTTTCTATTAGAAAACTCTCACAGCAGGAGCCATTTTTAAAACTACAACAACAACTCCAGACTATTGATGGGATTGGATTAATCAGTGGTATGGTTATACAAACGGAAATAATGGATATGTATCGCTTTAAAACTTTTGATAGCCTCTGTGATTATACAGGTCTTGTGCCAGATATATATAGCAGTAACGATAGAATGATAGTGCGAGGAATATCGAATCGCGGGAATAAATTTCTAAAGGATACTATTATCGAATGTAGTTGGGCTCTCCTAAGAAAGGATCCTGCAATGCTTATGAAATATAACGAATACAAAAAAAGAATGAATGGAAATAAAGCAATTATCCGAATAGCAAAGCATCTTTTGGCAAGAGTTAGACATATATGGAAAAATAACGAAGCATATTGTAATGGAATTATTGAACCAAGTAATAATGCGTTTTTAAGGCATTAA
- a CDS encoding alpha/beta hydrolase family protein has protein sequence MKKKNILLIFFSLLVFTKAYNQHLLPLIDTSSVRGWPTIVYGSCIVSNDGLYVGYIINDAMLAMSNKSRLIYKRIDNKWELHIDSLVGFPMFTDDNRYGICLVQGDQLFIQELGNNRREIIQNVAEFTLKGKGQQQYLLLRKKDSLNTLSIINLSKKSIQSYAYVKQFISSSQGNVISFIEENGNNYCIKVLQLGEERQLEIWRGKNMPSHLIIDSEGKHVSFFNNSSIWLWDDNSKESAKKIELSKSYDTMNLTIDGPQSFSPKCKFLFINIKGPSIKGQESRANAVQIFSYQDASFNLEATPTVAVYSFAYDLKMGTLIRLTDNHYERVRSLSIDENNIFISNIEGHPSEYYWNYKSWDRGHLLCISDRKKFTVDSRIGNIEMSPTGEYLVNQQDWGGDLYSINTTTRSSINITKDLSIPLVDDKVEQPSHQNSRGLEFYNWCSGNNYIIVYDRYDVWQIDLSGKTAAVNLTNGYGRKNHIVFRFYQQSSNEKLQPKYGQSLVITAFNEETKDNGFFRIKVGSKRNPQLLTMGKYVYCAPSQNVYYSMPIKAKDKEIWVVSRMSTRESSNYFWTSNFKDFHQISHIHPEKNYQWHTADLINFETRDGIKTQAILYKPDNFDSTKKYPVLFSYYEQESAKLNAFILPAVSDYYYYNFPMMLSHGYLICRTDIHFKPGELSRSIVNAVEGAGSYLAKLPYVDSTHYGLCGGSFGGYVTNCLATFSNKFAAAVPISAPSDLISGYGNVPGLRDEEFENRQFRMGVSLSTDPERYLHNSPVAYAKNVTTPILIVTTLKDYNVNVQQGIEWFISLRREGKPVWMLRYQQEGHGISNLNNIYDLYTRMTQFFDHYLKGAPAPLWMTKGIPGNKTIIDSGFEYDKEVNTPGASSLLPLKN, from the coding sequence ATGAAGAAGAAAAACATATTATTAATATTTTTTTCATTATTAGTTTTCACTAAGGCCTATAATCAGCATTTGCTTCCATTAATTGATACTAGTTCAGTTCGTGGTTGGCCAACAATCGTTTACGGTTCTTGTATTGTAAGTAACGATGGATTATATGTAGGATATATTATTAACGATGCCATGTTAGCCATGAGCAATAAGTCTAGATTAATTTATAAACGAATTGACAATAAATGGGAACTTCATATTGATAGTCTTGTTGGGTTTCCAATGTTTACAGATGATAATCGCTATGGTATTTGTTTAGTTCAAGGAGATCAGTTGTTTATTCAGGAATTAGGAAATAATAGACGTGAAATCATACAAAATGTAGCCGAATTTACTCTTAAAGGAAAAGGACAGCAACAGTATTTGTTACTAAGAAAAAAGGACTCATTAAATACTCTTTCTATTATTAACCTATCAAAAAAATCAATACAGAGTTATGCGTATGTCAAACAGTTTATTTCTTCTAGTCAGGGAAATGTCATTTCCTTTATAGAGGAAAATGGTAATAATTATTGTATTAAAGTTTTGCAACTAGGTGAAGAACGGCAATTAGAAATATGGAGAGGTAAAAATATGCCTTCTCATTTGATAATCGATTCGGAGGGTAAACATGTGAGCTTCTTTAATAATTCTTCAATTTGGTTATGGGATGATAATTCTAAAGAAAGTGCTAAGAAGATTGAACTTTCGAAATCGTATGATACAATGAATTTGACAATAGATGGCCCACAATCTTTCAGCCCAAAATGTAAATTTTTATTTATTAATATAAAAGGGCCTTCAATTAAAGGACAAGAATCAAGAGCTAATGCAGTTCAGATATTTAGTTATCAGGATGCTTCCTTCAATCTTGAAGCAACTCCTACCGTAGCAGTCTATTCTTTTGCTTATGATCTGAAAATGGGAACACTCATTCGTTTAACCGATAATCATTATGAAAGAGTTCGTTCGTTATCAATTGATGAAAATAATATTTTTATTTCAAATATAGAGGGGCATCCTTCTGAGTATTACTGGAACTATAAGAGCTGGGATAGAGGCCATTTATTATGTATATCAGATCGCAAAAAGTTTACAGTAGATTCTCGGATTGGTAATATTGAGATGTCACCTACTGGTGAATACTTAGTAAACCAACAAGATTGGGGAGGAGATTTGTATAGTATTAATACCACTACGCGATCCAGTATTAATATCACAAAGGACTTATCAATTCCATTAGTTGATGATAAGGTGGAACAGCCTTCACATCAGAATAGCAGAGGACTAGAATTTTATAATTGGTGTAGTGGTAATAATTACATTATTGTTTATGATCGTTATGACGTTTGGCAAATTGATCTGAGCGGTAAGACTGCTGCTGTTAATCTAACAAATGGATATGGTAGGAAAAATCACATTGTTTTTAGGTTTTATCAACAGTCTTCGAATGAAAAATTACAACCAAAGTATGGTCAGTCGCTTGTTATAACTGCGTTTAATGAAGAAACGAAGGATAATGGATTCTTTCGGATAAAAGTTGGTAGTAAACGGAATCCGCAATTATTAACGATGGGGAAATATGTGTATTGTGCACCAAGCCAAAATGTTTACTATAGTATGCCGATTAAGGCGAAGGATAAGGAAATTTGGGTAGTCAGTAGAATGAGTACTCGTGAATCTTCTAATTATTTTTGGACATCAAATTTTAAAGATTTTCATCAAATTAGTCATATCCATCCAGAAAAAAATTACCAATGGCATACTGCAGATCTAATTAATTTTGAAACAAGAGATGGCATTAAAACGCAAGCCATTTTATATAAACCAGATAATTTTGATTCTACCAAAAAATATCCTGTATTATTTAGTTACTACGAACAAGAAAGTGCTAAGCTTAATGCCTTTATCTTACCCGCAGTTAGTGATTATTATTATTATAATTTCCCAATGATGTTAAGTCACGGTTATTTAATCTGCCGAACTGATATCCATTTTAAACCTGGTGAGTTATCTCGGAGCATAGTCAATGCTGTAGAAGGGGCTGGTTCTTACTTAGCAAAACTTCCATATGTTGATAGTACGCATTATGGATTATGTGGTGGCAGCTTTGGTGGATATGTTACAAATTGCCTAGCAACTTTCAGTAATAAATTTGCTGCAGCAGTACCTATTTCAGCTCCTTCGGATCTGATAAGCGGATATGGTAATGTGCCAGGTCTTCGAGATGAGGAATTTGAAAATCGGCAATTTAGGATGGGGGTAAGCTTATCAACAGACCCGGAGAGATATTTACATAATTCACCTGTAGCATATGCGAAAAATGTAACGACGCCGATTTTAATAGTAACTACTTTAAAGGATTACAATGTTAATGTACAGCAAGGGATAGAATGGTTTATCTCTCTCCGTAGAGAGGGGAAGCCTGTGTGGATGTTGAGATATCAGCAAGAGGGGCATGGTATATCAAATTTGAATAATATTTATGATTTATACACAAGAATGACCCAGTTTTTTGATCATTATTTAAAAGGCGCCCCAGCACCGCTATGGATGACGAAAGGTATACCAGGAAATAAAACTATTATTGATTCAGGTTTTGAATATGATAAAGAAGTAAATACTCCAGGAGCTAGTAGTCTACTACCTCTCAAAAATTAG
- a CDS encoding RagB/SusD family nutrient uptake outer membrane protein: protein MNKTHNSSNNFPLLDKDRNIIFALLFFCSMLQTGCSRLISIDPPNNSLNGTNVYSIDETAIAAVTNIYSTISKDNHNAFSGSGGLTSISLYAGLSADELTLFNTSNVFLNNFYANSLTADYDILLWNYDYGIIFNANSAIEGLTNKNTLTSEVQNQLLGEAKLIRAFCYFYLVNLYGEVPLVLSTNPIINSTLSKSSVDLIYSQIIDDLISAENLLSENFLSGNLIGGTSERVRPTKWAAAALLARVYLYNSDFTNSEKQASIVIGNQSLFKLDSLDFTFLKNSNESIWQLQVVDNTSANTGDGKVFVLPDSGPNTDNYPVVLSRHIYDNFEIGDLRRKKWIDSVVTDNGTYFFPYKYKSGALASDNNPTEYIMILRLAEQYLIRAEARIQQGKLQEGVADINVIRHRAGLEDIPLTTKDSLNIAVLQERRVELFSEWGHRWLDLKRTKLIDNVMKDISVEKGGTWNTNWQLYPIANTELNANSNLTQNEGY from the coding sequence ATGAATAAAACGCATAACTCTTCGAATAATTTCCCATTATTGGATAAAGATAGAAATATCATTTTCGCTCTTTTATTCTTTTGCTCGATGCTACAAACTGGTTGTAGTAGGCTAATCTCAATTGATCCTCCCAATAATAGTCTTAATGGGACAAACGTATATAGTATTGATGAGACTGCTATTGCTGCAGTAACGAACATTTATTCAACTATAAGTAAAGATAATCATAATGCTTTTAGTGGATCTGGAGGTTTGACTAGTATATCTCTTTACGCCGGTTTATCAGCTGACGAATTAACACTTTTTAATACAAGTAATGTATTCTTAAATAATTTTTATGCAAATTCATTAACAGCAGACTATGATATTCTTTTATGGAATTATGATTATGGAATAATTTTTAATGCAAACTCAGCGATTGAAGGTTTAACCAATAAAAATACTTTGACATCAGAGGTTCAAAATCAATTGTTAGGTGAAGCTAAATTAATTCGAGCTTTTTGTTATTTTTATTTAGTTAATCTTTACGGAGAGGTTCCGTTGGTATTATCTACTAATCCAATAATTAATTCAACCTTAAGCAAATCTAGTGTTGATTTAATTTACTCTCAAATAATAGATGACCTTATCTCTGCAGAGAACCTTTTAAGTGAAAATTTTTTATCAGGTAACTTAATTGGAGGTACCAGTGAACGTGTAAGGCCCACGAAATGGGCTGCTGCGGCCTTGTTAGCGAGAGTTTATCTATATAATTCTGATTTTACGAATTCTGAAAAGCAAGCTAGTATCGTAATTGGGAATCAATCGTTGTTTAAACTAGATTCACTTGATTTTACATTTCTTAAAAATAGTAATGAGTCAATTTGGCAGTTGCAGGTAGTTGATAATACAAGTGCTAACACTGGTGATGGAAAAGTATTTGTCTTACCTGATAGTGGACCTAATACAGATAATTATCCTGTTGTTTTAAGTCGTCATATATATGATAATTTTGAAATTGGAGACTTGCGTAGAAAAAAATGGATAGATAGTGTTGTAACTGACAATGGTACGTATTTTTTCCCTTATAAATACAAATCTGGAGCATTGGCTTCTGATAATAATCCTACAGAATATATTATGATACTTAGGTTGGCGGAGCAATATTTAATTAGAGCGGAAGCTAGAATTCAACAGGGGAAATTACAAGAAGGGGTAGCTGATATAAATGTAATTAGACATAGGGCTGGGCTTGAAGATATCCCTTTAACAACAAAAGATTCTCTAAATATAGCGGTGCTTCAAGAGCGAAGAGTTGAGCTGTTTTCGGAATGGGGACATCGTTGGCTTGATTTGAAGCGTACGAAGTTAATAGATAATGTGATGAAAGATATATCAGTAGAGAAGGGGGGAACCTGGAATACTAATTGGCAATTGTACCCAATAGCAAACACGGAGCTGAATGCTAACTCAAACCTAACCCAAAATGAGGGATATTGA
- a CDS encoding SusC/RagA family TonB-linked outer membrane protein — MIKAVITIANRYSKIIIVLIISFISSNALAIVQTQKLISISVNKVPINKVFYEIKKLTGFIVTYSNDQLDKNKLVSISGSGFTIEMLMNGLLDNKEYSWEIRERSIVIKKNKHTPTDEISLTNTVDSSIILSGKVIDEKGNPIPGATISIRGRPIGTVTADNGTFILKGVPLRTKVVISSMGFVTFESDVAVALQERSFVLKGNVNILDEAVISAYTTTNQRFLPGTITTIGSDKIARKPITNLLMALQGEVPGLVINQNSGVANSGITVQIRGQNSFSKGMDPLYVIDGVPYASQLLPSTNTTMGTSGNLIINPNAQSGSPLSFINPNDIESISILRDADATSIYGSRAAAGAILITTKKGKIGPLKLNFNLQTGIGRVGEKLSLLNAKEYLQMRHEAKLNDGRPILPTDYDLNGTWDTTRSTNWQKELLGGTATFNDIQGAASGGSEKFQYLVGVGYHKETTVYPTNLGDQRGAIHLNLNNLSANRKFQMQLSGSYMVDDNRLPLINLATAALYLSPVAPPLYNKDGTLNWALKSDSTSSWRNPLNYTQSQADVSTKNLISSFMMNYEIFSGLIVKANLGYTSMQINEYQTYPLTINAPEVRKYSIRSANYSYGSTSSWIIEPQINYKLNVGKENLEFLVGSTLQQKADRQVKLYGSGYSTDLLLLDPLSAATLTATSTVDSRYKYNALFGIINYRLKDKYIVNLAARRDGSSRFGPENLFHNFWSVAGAWIFSSEPFIHRNLQFLSFGKLKASYGTTGNDQIGDYQYVNSYIPNNVPIAYQGVVGLMPAGIPNPYLQWEETRKMQFGVDLGFIKDNNVLLSINYYRHRSSNQLLAYKLPWISGNNSYPRNLPATIQNSGLEISLNSINIRKHAFSWSTNLNITFARNKLISFPGLSSSTYASSYIVGKPMSGIRLYKFLRVNTETGYYEFEDSKGGATSSPSYSTDRTVMVDLTPTFYGGITNQISWKGFELDVLLQFTKVVVSSGYPGFNTGPGYFSTNTGNQPKYVMGRWRISNDVSQIQKFSSIRTNSFAATSLSTMNYTDAWVLRFKNISASWKMPESWIRKLQIESCRLTLNCSNLATITNYKGLDPESGNAILPPLRIVMGGINVTL, encoded by the coding sequence ATGATTAAAGCTGTAATTACTATTGCAAATCGTTATTCAAAGATTATTATAGTCTTAATAATATCATTCATTTCCTCTAATGCTTTAGCTATTGTTCAAACTCAAAAATTAATTAGTATTTCAGTTAATAAAGTACCAATTAATAAAGTATTTTATGAAATAAAGAAGCTGACTGGATTTATAGTTACTTATAGTAATGATCAACTAGATAAAAATAAATTGGTTTCTATTAGTGGTTCAGGTTTTACAATAGAGATGTTAATGAATGGTTTGCTTGATAATAAGGAATATAGTTGGGAAATAAGAGAACGATCGATAGTAATAAAAAAAAATAAACACACACCAACGGATGAAATCTCCTTAACTAATACTGTAGATTCTTCTATCATACTTTCAGGAAAAGTAATTGATGAAAAAGGGAATCCAATACCAGGAGCAACTATTTCAATAAGAGGTAGGCCAATAGGTACTGTTACAGCAGATAATGGAACATTTATATTGAAAGGGGTACCGCTAAGAACTAAAGTAGTAATTAGTAGCATGGGATTTGTTACTTTTGAATCAGATGTAGCTGTTGCTTTACAAGAGAGGTCCTTTGTTTTGAAGGGAAATGTAAATATACTAGATGAGGCAGTAATTTCAGCTTATACTACTACTAATCAACGTTTTTTGCCTGGAACTATTACTACAATAGGTTCCGATAAGATCGCGAGAAAGCCAATTACTAACTTACTAATGGCTTTACAGGGAGAGGTTCCAGGTCTTGTCATTAATCAAAATAGTGGGGTTGCCAATTCGGGGATAACCGTTCAAATACGAGGTCAAAATAGCTTCTCTAAAGGTATGGATCCATTGTATGTGATTGATGGAGTACCATATGCGTCTCAGCTATTACCTTCTACTAATACTACAATGGGAACTTCTGGTAATTTAATAATAAATCCTAATGCTCAATCAGGTAGTCCTTTAAGCTTTATTAACCCTAATGATATTGAAAGTATAAGTATTTTGAGAGATGCTGATGCAACTTCCATTTATGGCTCACGTGCTGCAGCAGGTGCTATTTTGATAACAACGAAGAAAGGAAAGATAGGCCCTCTAAAGTTAAATTTTAACCTGCAAACAGGGATAGGTAGGGTTGGTGAAAAATTAAGCCTATTGAATGCAAAAGAATATCTGCAAATGCGTCATGAGGCTAAGTTAAATGACGGAAGACCAATTTTGCCAACAGATTATGATTTAAATGGAACATGGGATACGACAAGGAGTACTAACTGGCAAAAAGAGTTACTTGGGGGTACTGCAACATTTAATGATATTCAAGGAGCTGCATCTGGCGGTTCAGAAAAATTTCAATATTTAGTTGGCGTTGGTTATCATAAGGAAACAACAGTGTATCCTACTAACTTAGGAGATCAAAGGGGGGCAATTCATTTAAATTTAAATAACCTTTCTGCAAATCGAAAATTTCAGATGCAATTGTCTGGATCCTATATGGTAGATGATAATCGTTTGCCGCTAATCAACTTAGCAACAGCGGCTCTTTATCTGTCGCCAGTTGCACCTCCCTTGTATAACAAAGATGGAACATTGAATTGGGCTCTTAAGTCTGATAGTACCTCTTCTTGGAGAAATCCTTTAAATTATACTCAATCCCAAGCTGATGTTAGTACAAAAAACCTCATAAGTAGTTTTATGATGAATTATGAGATATTTTCCGGTTTGATAGTGAAAGCTAATTTAGGATATACTAGTATGCAAATAAATGAATATCAAACTTACCCTTTAACTATCAACGCCCCTGAGGTGAGGAAGTATTCTATTAGATCAGCTAATTATTCTTATGGTAGTACATCTTCATGGATTATAGAACCTCAAATAAATTACAAACTTAATGTAGGCAAAGAAAATCTTGAATTTTTAGTAGGTTCAACTTTGCAACAAAAGGCTGATCGGCAAGTTAAATTATATGGTTCGGGTTATTCGACGGATTTGCTTTTGTTAGATCCTTTGTCTGCAGCAACTTTAACAGCAACTTCAACAGTCGATTCTCGATATAAGTATAATGCTTTATTTGGCATAATTAATTACAGATTGAAGGATAAATATATAGTTAATTTAGCAGCTAGAAGAGATGGTTCATCACGGTTTGGACCAGAAAATCTATTTCATAATTTTTGGAGTGTAGCAGGAGCTTGGATATTTTCATCAGAACCTTTTATTCATCGAAATCTACAATTCTTGTCTTTTGGTAAACTAAAAGCAAGCTATGGAACTACCGGAAATGATCAAATAGGAGACTATCAATATGTTAACAGTTATATACCTAATAATGTACCTATTGCTTATCAAGGGGTTGTTGGGTTAATGCCTGCTGGGATACCTAATCCATACTTACAATGGGAGGAAACTCGGAAAATGCAATTTGGAGTTGATCTAGGATTTATTAAAGATAATAATGTTCTTTTAAGTATTAATTACTATCGCCATCGCTCCTCCAATCAACTTTTGGCTTATAAATTACCTTGGATTTCTGGTAATAATTCTTATCCACGTAATTTACCTGCTACTATTCAAAATAGTGGTTTGGAAATTAGTCTAAACTCAATAAATATTAGAAAACATGCATTTAGTTGGTCAACTAATTTAAATATAACATTTGCGAGGAATAAACTTATTTCGTTCCCTGGTTTGTCAAGTTCAACCTATGCATCAAGTTATATAGTTGGGAAACCGATGAGTGGAATTAGATTATATAAATTTTTAAGAGTTAATACTGAAACTGGATATTATGAATTTGAAGACTCAAAAGGAGGCGCAACATCTTCTCCCTCTTATTCAACAGATAGAACTGTAATGGTAGATTTGACTCCCACGTTTTATGGTGGTATTACCAATCAAATCTCATGGAAAGGATTTGAGTTAGATGTTTTACTCCAGTTTACAAAGGTTGTGGTATCAAGTGGCTATCCAGGATTTAATACTGGCCCTGGTTATTTTTCAACTAATACGGGAAATCAACCTAAATATGTGATGGGAAGATGGCGTATTTCGAATGATGTATCTCAAATTCAAAAATTTTCCTCTATTCGTACTAATTCTTTCGCTGCAACTTCTCTAAGTACTATGAATTACACTGACGCATGGGTGTTAAGGTTTAAAAACATTTCGGCTTCATGGAAAATGCCTGAGTCGTGGATTAGGAAATTGCAAATTGAAAGTTGTAGGTTGACATTAAATTGTTCGAATCTTGCTACTATCACCAATTATAAAGGATTAGACCCGGAAAGTGGAAACGCAATATTGCCACCTCTTCGTATTGTAATGGGAGGTATAAATGTAACTCTTTAA
- a CDS encoding transposase: MNKGRRKFNAAFKAKVAVEALKEQLTLAELAEKYDLHPTQITEWKKQLLSGSEQVFDQGKKADSEATDHQEEKDELYKQIGQLKVENDWLKKKSEQVYGKNWKDGYSKQG; the protein is encoded by the coding sequence ATGAACAAGGGAAGAAGAAAGTTCAATGCAGCATTTAAAGCGAAGGTAGCAGTAGAAGCCTTAAAAGAACAACTCACACTTGCAGAGCTGGCTGAGAAGTATGATTTACATCCCACTCAGATAACGGAGTGGAAGAAACAGCTGTTATCAGGCTCTGAACAGGTATTTGATCAGGGTAAGAAAGCTGATTCTGAAGCAACAGATCACCAGGAAGAAAAGGATGAACTATATAAGCAAATCGGTCAACTCAAGGTAGAGAATGACTGGTTGAAAAAAAAATCTGAACAGGTCTATGGGAAGAACTGGAAGGATGGCTATAGTAAGCAAGGATGA
- a CDS encoding IS3 family transposase, translated as MGRTGRMAIVSKDDTELSIVRQCQLLEVSRSSHYHEPKGESKQNLELMAQIDRLHLEHPYFGAVRMAKHLSTDDLVVNVKRIRRLMRKMDISAIYPVPNTSEAYKYHQKYPYLLKGLNIDRNNQVWSMDITYIPMAKGFMYLCAIIDWHSRYLLSWTLSNTMTVDFCLEALQKAVSIYGTPEILNTDQGSQFTSEEFTSAVLNAEIKFSMDGVGRATDNICIERFWRSIKYENIYLNAYDSTLELYKGIHRYVEFYNWERKHQSLGYVTPADVYGAADKLSTYSQQFTKRKKVTKKEKVYNSSNRFDSLINNPPIAV; from the coding sequence ATGGGAAGAACTGGAAGGATGGCTATAGTAAGCAAGGATGATACGGAGCTTAGCATTGTACGTCAATGTCAATTGCTTGAAGTATCCCGTAGCAGTCATTATCATGAGCCTAAAGGAGAGAGCAAACAAAATCTGGAGCTGATGGCTCAGATTGATCGTCTCCACCTTGAACATCCTTATTTCGGGGCTGTTCGGATGGCCAAACATTTGAGTACAGATGATCTGGTTGTCAATGTGAAGCGGATTAGGCGCCTGATGCGAAAAATGGATATTTCGGCCATATATCCGGTTCCCAATACGAGCGAGGCATATAAATACCACCAAAAGTATCCATACCTGCTAAAGGGGCTTAATATTGACAGGAACAACCAGGTTTGGAGCATGGATATCACTTACATTCCGATGGCGAAAGGTTTTATGTATCTGTGTGCGATTATAGACTGGCATAGCCGGTATTTGCTATCCTGGACGCTAAGTAATACCATGACTGTTGATTTCTGCCTGGAAGCCCTTCAAAAGGCCGTTTCCATCTATGGCACTCCTGAGATCCTAAACACAGATCAGGGAAGCCAGTTTACCAGTGAGGAATTCACCTCAGCGGTATTAAATGCTGAGATCAAATTCAGCATGGACGGTGTTGGAAGAGCTACAGATAATATTTGTATTGAAAGGTTTTGGCGTAGCATCAAATACGAGAACATCTATCTCAATGCTTACGACAGCACGCTGGAATTATACAAAGGAATTCACAGGTATGTGGAATTCTATAATTGGGAACGAAAACATCAAAGCCTTGGATATGTTACTCCTGCTGATGTTTATGGCGCTGCTGATAAGTTATCCACATATTCACAGCAATTCACAAAGAGAAAAAAAGTAACAAAAAAAGAGAAAGTTTATAATAGTAGTAATAGATTTGATTCTTTAATTAATAACCCACCTATTGCTGTCTAA